The Tolypothrix sp. PCC 7712 region CTAGGCTGAAGCATTGTATTTAGACGATTTCCAGTTTTTTTGGGTAAATAAACCAATAAAGGTATATATTTGGTAAATTTTGGAAAAGTCAGAGCAATCTCTTAGTCCTTGCTAATTAAGTGTTTATATATACTTGTATGTATATATAAATGCTGGATCACGAATAATTGTGGTAAAGTTTTGACAATTCACTAGCGTGGTATTTGCTGCTCGTATGTAAAGTTACTACTATTCTCTGCTGTGCACTAGTCGGAAAAGTCGGGTATTTCGGTCGGATGAGTCGGATTTTGCTTGAAATATTTTGAATCTCAAGTATTTATATTGAGGCAAGCTCTCAACAGAATTCACAAAAGCAAGTGTTAAAGCGTCTAATGAGAGAAATTTATAATACCAATACTTAAGGGTAATGATAAATAAACACTATAGTAAATCTATTCTCTTTTGGAAGAATTTCCGAGAAAATACGGTTAATTTACAACTATAAAAGTAAATAGTATTTATATACTGAAACACTTATTGAAGGCAGTAGCGATCGCCAATTGCCACACTACGTATAAAATAAAATACATTGTCTCATCACCAAAAACCCTCAATAATGACATCTAAGCACCCATGAATCTTGAAGAAGCAATCAAATGGGTAGACTCGACCCTAGAATCCAAAACAGGTAAAAAACTAACGATCCCGGAGAAAGAAATCCTCAAAGCCGCTTGGGAAAACGAACCCTACAACGCTGTTGCGGATAGCTTATATATGAGTGTGGGGCATATTAAAGATTTAGCCTCATTATTATGGAAACGTCTTTCAGATTTACTAGAAGAAAAAGTAACTAAAAATAACTTTCGCCATTTACTTTTAAAACAAACTGCTACCTCTACTCAGTCCTCTCTCAAAATTGCCGAAAGCGACACTTATCAAACTGAAGACCCAAAAGGCAATATTTTAATTGTTGATGACTTAATCGAAAACCTGCATTTTTTAAACGATATCTTAAGCAAACAGGGTTACAAAGTTCGCAGTGTCACTAACGGTAATATGGCATTACGAACTATCCGCAACAATCCCCCGGATGTGATTTTACTTGATATCAAAATGCCGGATATTGATGGCTATCAAGTCTGCTCAATTCTGAAAGCTGAAGAAGACACTTCAGATATTCCGATTATTTTTCTCAGTGCATTAAACGAGGTTTTTGATAAAGTCAAAGCTTTTGAAGTGGGGGGAGTAGATTATATTACCAAACCCTTTCAAACTGAAGAAGTTATCGCCCGTATTCAAACTCACCTGACTTTGCAACAGCAAAAGCGCCAGTTGCGACAAGAAATTGAAAAACATCAACAAACAGCAGAAATTCTCTACCAATCTCGCGCCCTCCTCGCCAGTTTGTTGAATAGTTCTAGAGATGGAATTGCTGCTATGCAAGCCGTTAGGGATATGGTAACTGGAGAAATTGAAGATTTTCGCTATTTATTAGTTAATCCTGTATTTGCCAAAATCTTGGGTAAGAAACGAGAAGAATTGACTAATAACTTAGGGCAGAAGCAAGTCTTAAATCAACTCATTCCCGGATTTTTTAAGCAGTTAGTACAGGTAGTTGAAACAGGAGAATCCCTGAAAAAAGAATTTTTTTGGGAAACCAACCTGCAAAAAAAAGGCTATGAATTGATAGCGGTGAAGTTGGGTGATGGCTTTTCGATGACTATACGCGAGACTAAAGATTATATGGATTTGGGAGAGGAGGGAATATGGAAGAATGCTCAACTAAATTATCAGAGTAAGTAGGGTGAAAAAATACTTATCTATCTTTGTTGGTTAATGTTTACCAATCAATGGTTCAGTTAAATACAAAATCTTTTCAAATTGAAATCTTTTCACCCAATCTTTGCAAGTCTGACGAACTAAAGCATGAGATTCAGGAACTAACCCTAGGATTTGCAAGACTAATTCTGCATCTGCATCAAGGGCAGCTTCATGCAAATTTATAATCCATGATTTTGGCATTTCTGCGAATAAATCCGTTAAATTTAACGGTTCTACAGTCACATTAGCACGATGAGATGGTTGCTCTTTTTCTTGATAAATATAACGAACTCCCAAATGTTTAGCCATCATCTCAAATATGGTTTCTGTGTAAAAAGGTTTGCGGACAAAATCATCGCAGCCAGCCGATAAAATTACGGTTTTTTCTTCTTCCCATGCACTAGCAGTCAAAGCAATAATGACAGTGGCTTGTCCTTTAGTTGTGCTTTTAATGCGTTTGGTGGCTTCATAACCATCCATCACTGGCATTCGCATATCCATCCAAATCAGATGCGGTGAATACTCATCCCAAATTTTAATTGCATCTTCACCATTATTAGCTGCTTGCACTGCAAAACCCAGGGGTTTGAGGAGTTTAACTAACAGTTGGCGGTTATAATCTTTATCATCCACTACCAAGATGCGATATTGAGGTTGGTTAGGAGCTAAGGCAATAATGCGATCGCTCTTCAATGGATTCTCAATTTCGCATTCATCAGCAATACTTACTGGTATATCAAATTTAAAAGTAGTACCAGAGGGAGTTTCACAGGTGGGGGAGCAAAAAGCTTGACTACTAATAACAGTAATTTCACCCCCTATCAAGCGCACAAATTCACGACTAATTGTTAATCCTAATCCCGTTCCTTGCTGTAATTGCTGTCCTGATGAGGTTTGCACGAAGGGCTGAAATAAATTCTCTAGTTCTTCTGCTGCAATGCCAACTCCTGTATCTTTGACTTCAAAGCTAATAGTTGTTTCTCCCCTATCTGTCTGCATATCTGCATTGATTGCCACTTTAACTGACACGCTGCCAGAGGAGGTAAATTTAATAGCATTACTGATTAAATTAATCAGTACTTGCCGCAATTTAATCTCATCTGTGCAGATATATTGGGGAACATTTTGGGCACAGTCAAATTGCAACTGCAAGTTTTTATCTTTGGCTTTCAATGCAAACATATCTTCGATATCAGCCAGTAAATAATACAAATCGAAGTTAGTTGTGGATAACACCATGCGTCCGGCTTCCACTTTCGACAAGTCAAGCACTTGGTTAATTAATGTCAACAAATGTTCTCCACTGCGATGAATAATTTCCAGATTCTCTTTTTGTCCAGTGGAGAGATTTGCATCCTGGTTCATCAGCTGAGAAAAGCCAAGAATTGCATTTAGGGGAGTTCGCAATTCATGACTCATGTTAGCCAGGAATGTGCTTTTAGCGTGGTTAGCAGTTTCGGCTGCGTCTTTAGCTTGTTCGAGTTCTGCTTCTATTTTTTTGCGTTCGCTAATTTCCTGTTCTAACCGCACATTTTCAATCAGGGTTTTCTCAGCTTGTTTGCGATCGCTAATATCTTGAAAGGCGGCGATCGCATATTCTACATTACCAGTCTCATCAAAAATTGGCGTGCTGGTGACTTCTAAGGGGACAATTGCGTCACTATAGTGTAGTTCCAAATCATCTGCCCTTGTTTTTTCACCACCCAGCGATCGCACGACGGGAAGCTGTTCTACTGGGTACATCTGATTGGTTTCGGCCCGATATATGCTATAGACTTGGGAAAGTTGTTCGACTTCCGCTTTTGGTAATTCTTGAATCTTCAGTAACTGCTGTGAAACTTGATTGGCGTAAACCAGCTTGCCTTTGGCATCGTGAACGGATATACCTAGAGGAATGGCGTTGAGGAATTTATTCAGTCTATTTTGCGTCGATTGAACTTGAGTATAAAGTCTAGCATTGTTAAGCGCGATCGCTGCTTGGGTCGAAAGCATTTGTATTACTTTAAGCCGATCAATTGTAAAAACTCCATCTGCGAGATTATTCTCTAAGTAGACAATCCCAATCAATTGCCCTTGATTCAGCAGTGGCGCACAGAGAATTGATTTTGGTTTGTATTTTTTAATATAATTATCTTGCGTAAATCTACCTTCACGGGCAACATTACTTTCAATCAATCCTTCTTGAGTTCTGGCGACATAGTAAATAATTGATGCAGGTAGACAGGTTTCGATAGGAGTCGATTGCAATACTAGAATTTGCTCAGAATTCGCCTCACCAGATGCTTCAACTCGTAATTCTCCCAGAGATTCTAAAATGAGGTAGCCAGTTTGTGCGCCAGCGCTAGATAGCAGAATTCGCATTAAAGTTGCGAGGAGTTTATCTAGTTCAATTTCACTAGCAATTGCGACAGCAGCTTTCATCAGTGCGGCTAAATCCAAAACTTCGCCTGCGGTACTACCAGAGGTATTAGGTATGCTGTGGCGTGAATCGAGGGATATATTGGTTTTGGTAAAGCGCTGCAAAAGTTGCGGATATTGCTGTTCTAAATCCTTAACTTTTGCGATCGCACCCCAACGCAGATAACAGTGATAAGCATTAATCAGATAACCTTGGGCAACTTGCGCTTTTCCCCAATTGAGGTAGAATTTAGCAGTCAATTCATTAGCCAAAGCTTCTTCATTCAGATAGTCATTTTCTTTGGCTAAGGTAATAGCGCGATCGTAGCAATCAATCGCTTGAGTATGTTCGCCCAAAACTCGATGCAATTCTGCCTGCACTAGATAGAATTTTTGCAAATGAGTCATCGGTGCAAAATGCGCCCATTTTTTAATATTTTTCAGCTTGGCTTTCACCTGCTTTTGGATGCGTTTTTGTTCCGATTTAGAAGCATCAGCATATATAGCTAAGTAAATTAAAGATATGTAGAAATCCGCCAGGGGTATACTACCAACAGCACTATCTTGAGATGCTTCCACTAAACGGGTATATTTCAGAGCTTGCTGATAATCTTGAAATAGATAGCCCAAAAATATTTTATAAAAATAGAGATAATGGCAAATATTTTGGGCATTTGCTTCCAGATGAATCGGTAGCATTTTATCTTCGTCATAGCTTTCACCGATTAAACGACAATTATCTTCAGCCTGCCCCATTAAATTTAAGATTAGCTGTCGATTGATTTGGATATAATAATAACCTGTTTCTTGTCCCAGTTGTTTAAGGGCGTTAGCATACATTGCCATTTCTGGTTCCAGCTTTGCTAATTCCTGTCCCAGAATGTATGCATGATGAGTGTATGAAGTTGCTGCATAAGCAGCGTATTCTACATCTCCAGTTTCCAAGCCAATTACATAAGCATCCCGCAAAGGTGTTAAGGTTTCTTTAAGATGCTCTTTCCAATGTTTAATAAAGAAATTAACAACAAAAAATACTCTCGATTTAAGTTCTTTAGCATTGAATTTATCCAGCAATTTCAGTGCTAGTTGACCAAATTTATAGCCAGATTCAATATCCCCGACAACTTCCCCTGAGAGAATCAATCCGTAAGTAGCATAAGCATAGCAGGAGGTAGCTGTATTACCATATTTAAGAGATAAACTGACCTGTTCAAACACAATTAAAGCAAAGAGTTCTGGTATTGCAAAATAAGCAGGTGCTACCATATCTGACAAAATCCGCATAACTGCCAATTTGTAAGGATCGGTCATTTCTGGTAGTTCGATTAATGATTCAATTTCTTTGCCTATAAAACTTAATCTTGTCTTTACTAATTTGAGTACAATATCTAATTTATTAGGCTTCTTGGGAAAGTTAATTCCCAACATTTTTAATACTGATAGTGCCGTATCAATTGCTTGTAGAGGATTATTTTGTGATGTATAAGCTTGGATTTTAACTTGATAAACTTTTACTTTATCTAACAACGAATTAGCTTTCTGTAGCACTATATTAGCTAATTTCTCCATTTCCTCAACATTACCACAAGAACTTGCTACCTCGGCGGCTTCTACATATAATACTAAAGTTAAATCATACTGACTTTGCCAACTATCTGCACTCAAGCAATTTCTGCTAATTCTGAAGTAATTACTAGCAGTTTTCCATGCGGCTGAAGCTTTCGCTTTTTTACCGGCAATGAGATTTAATTGGGCTAGTTTATCTCGTTCTATTTGAACATCAACTGATTCAATACCTAAGTTTAATTGATTGACAATATCAAAAATCTTTTGTTGCCGTAACTGTGGCGGAGTATTTTGTAATAAAAGCTGTCCAACTCTCCAATGGACATCTTGCTTTGCGTCGATAGGAATTAGGAAATAGGCGGCTTGTTGGATGCGATCGTGTGCAAACTTATAAGTAATTTTTAATTCATTATATTCTCTATCTGTTTGTAGAAACTTGTAGTCATCGCCGATAGGTAATATCAGTCCGGCTTGCATAGCATCCCATAATTCTTTAGCCGTTTCTTTTGGAGATTTTTCATTGATAACTGCCAAGTTTTTTAAATCAAAAGAGTTACCAATACAAGCAGCTAATTGTAAAACTTTTTGTGCTGACTCTGATAAGCGTTGAATCTTTTCTGTCATTAATTCAACAACATTATCAGTTATGCTACTATTGATAATTTTTTGTAAATCCCAAGACCAAATACCAGCATTGGTATCAAATTTGAGTAATTTATCTGTATAAAGTGATTTTATAAACTCCTTGATAAAAAAAGGATTTCCCTGTGTTTTATCCCAAATTAACTCAGCTAATTTCTGAATATAGATACAATTAGTCTTCAGCGTATCTGCGATAAATTCATTAACCTGATTGAAATTTAGGGGTGAAAGGGAGAGATGATTAACCACTAATCCCTGCTTATTCATTTCTGCTACAGTCAGCATAGCAGGATGAGTTGCACTGACTTCGTTATCTCGATAAGCTCCAATCAAAAACAGATATTGAGTATTAGCATGAGTCATTATCAACTGGAGCAATTGCAATGTAGCACTGTCTGTCCACTGTAGATCGTCTAGGAATATAACTAGAGGATGTTCTTTTTGACAAAATACTTGGATAAAGTTTTGAAAAACTAAATTAAACCGATTTTGAGATTCTGTAGGAGATAATTCGGGGATAGCAGGTTGTTTACCAATAATCAGTTCAACTTCGGGAATAACATCAATAATAATTTGTCCGTTAGCTCCTAATGCAGCTAGAATATTATCTCGCCACTGTTGTAATTGCAGTTCAGTTTCAGTAAGTAATTGTCGCACTAATTCTTGAAACGCAGCGACTAAAGCTTGATAGGGAATATCGCGATGAAGTTGATCAAACTTTCCGCTAATAAAGTATCCGCGTTTTTCAGTAATTAGCTTATAAAGTTCATGGACTAAAGCTGATTTCCCAATACCAGAGTACCCAGAAATTAGCATGAGTTCAGTTTGCCCTTGACTTGTGCGCTCAAAAGCAGTCAATAAACTCTCAATTTGCGATTCTCTTCCGTAAAGTTTCTCCGGAATTTGTAATTGATGAGAAATATCTTGACATCCTAAAGTAAATTTTTGGATAGCACCGTTTTGATATTGAGTCAGACAAGTTTTTAAATCTGCCTTAATTCCCCAAGTACTCTGATATCTTTCTTCGGGCATTTTTGCCATTAACTTCATGACGATATCAGAGAGATTTATGGGAATTTCTGGGTTAATTTCATGAGGCGCTAGCGGTTGTTTAGCAACATGACAATGGACTAATTCAAGTGCGTCATCAAAGTCAAAAGGTAGTTGTTTGGTTAACAATTCATAGAAAGTGACACCAAGAGAATAAAAATCGGTGCGGTAATCAATTACACGATTGATTCGTCCTGTTTGTTCTGGAGACATATAAGCTAATGTACCTTCCAGAACATTAGGGCTTTTTAGAGAGGGATTCTCTTGGGATAAAAAAGTAGATAGACCAAAGTCAATAATTCTTAATTGTCCTGTTTGCGGATTCAAGACAATGTTAGATGGATTGATATCTTTATGAATAACATTATTTTGATGAACTTTGCCTAAAATATCGGTGATTTCAATGGCAAGATGGAGGAACTCTGGCACAGAAAAGGAACGGTTTTGCAGCAGAATTTTTAAAGACTCTCCACCAAAATCCTCCAACAACATAAGGAGGGTATTCTGGTATTTTCTCAGTTCGTAGGCTTTAATTATTCCCTCTAAGTTAAGACTACGAGTGATTTCATATTCCTGCTGATAGCGGTAGATTTCGGCAGGTGTAGGATAATCCTCCTTAAGGAGTTTTAAAATTACGGGTTGCCGATTAGTATTAAATATGCCTCGATATACGAATGAATTAGCACTCTCGTAAATTTGGCTGACAATTGTGACATCTGGCAGTGAAATCATCTGGCGAGTAACAAAATAGCCTAAAAAGCTTATTAAATAAAGTTTATAGCAAGTTATGATTACAAAATATAGATTTATTTCTAAGTAAATCTATGTGTCTATAATGTTACCAATATTTTATCGCTCTAGGTTGTCTATTGTCTCAGTATAGGCAAAAAATTTTACTCTGGGTTTACAATCCGCTCTATCTCGATTGCTCCACGACATCACCATAGGAAAATACCCAAAAAATTTTCGATTTCAATAAACTTAGATGCGAAGTTGCTATGCAACAAGCTCTAAAGAAATGGCAACCACAGCCTAAAACTTATGGGATTGGATGTCCTAGGTGCAATTCCACTCAGCTTGTGAAAATTGGTAGAGTGGATGGCCTACAAAAATATGCATGTAGTGACTGCGATCGCACTTTTAAAGAAAGACCAAGGTTTGTGTGTGAATGTTTAATCCTAGGAACTCAGGTAAAGTGCCAATCATGTCCTCAGTTTAAGGAAT contains the following coding sequences:
- a CDS encoding response regulator, producing MNLEEAIKWVDSTLESKTGKKLTIPEKEILKAAWENEPYNAVADSLYMSVGHIKDLASLLWKRLSDLLEEKVTKNNFRHLLLKQTATSTQSSLKIAESDTYQTEDPKGNILIVDDLIENLHFLNDILSKQGYKVRSVTNGNMALRTIRNNPPDVILLDIKMPDIDGYQVCSILKAEEDTSDIPIIFLSALNEVFDKVKAFEVGGVDYITKPFQTEEVIARIQTHLTLQQQKRQLRQEIEKHQQTAEILYQSRALLASLLNSSRDGIAAMQAVRDMVTGEIEDFRYLLVNPVFAKILGKKREELTNNLGQKQVLNQLIPGFFKQLVQVVETGESLKKEFFWETNLQKKGYELIAVKLGDGFSMTIRETKDYMDLGEEGIWKNAQLNYQSK
- a CDS encoding hybrid sensor histidine kinase/response regulator; translated protein: MISLPDVTIVSQIYESANSFVYRGIFNTNRQPVILKLLKEDYPTPAEIYRYQQEYEITRSLNLEGIIKAYELRKYQNTLLMLLEDFGGESLKILLQNRSFSVPEFLHLAIEITDILGKVHQNNVIHKDINPSNIVLNPQTGQLRIIDFGLSTFLSQENPSLKSPNVLEGTLAYMSPEQTGRINRVIDYRTDFYSLGVTFYELLTKQLPFDFDDALELVHCHVAKQPLAPHEINPEIPINLSDIVMKLMAKMPEERYQSTWGIKADLKTCLTQYQNGAIQKFTLGCQDISHQLQIPEKLYGRESQIESLLTAFERTSQGQTELMLISGYSGIGKSALVHELYKLITEKRGYFISGKFDQLHRDIPYQALVAAFQELVRQLLTETELQLQQWRDNILAALGANGQIIIDVIPEVELIIGKQPAIPELSPTESQNRFNLVFQNFIQVFCQKEHPLVIFLDDLQWTDSATLQLLQLIMTHANTQYLFLIGAYRDNEVSATHPAMLTVAEMNKQGLVVNHLSLSPLNFNQVNEFIADTLKTNCIYIQKLAELIWDKTQGNPFFIKEFIKSLYTDKLLKFDTNAGIWSWDLQKIINSSITDNVVELMTEKIQRLSESAQKVLQLAACIGNSFDLKNLAVINEKSPKETAKELWDAMQAGLILPIGDDYKFLQTDREYNELKITYKFAHDRIQQAAYFLIPIDAKQDVHWRVGQLLLQNTPPQLRQQKIFDIVNQLNLGIESVDVQIERDKLAQLNLIAGKKAKASAAWKTASNYFRISRNCLSADSWQSQYDLTLVLYVEAAEVASSCGNVEEMEKLANIVLQKANSLLDKVKVYQVKIQAYTSQNNPLQAIDTALSVLKMLGINFPKKPNKLDIVLKLVKTRLSFIGKEIESLIELPEMTDPYKLAVMRILSDMVAPAYFAIPELFALIVFEQVSLSLKYGNTATSCYAYATYGLILSGEVVGDIESGYKFGQLALKLLDKFNAKELKSRVFFVVNFFIKHWKEHLKETLTPLRDAYVIGLETGDVEYAAYAATSYTHHAYILGQELAKLEPEMAMYANALKQLGQETGYYYIQINRQLILNLMGQAEDNCRLIGESYDEDKMLPIHLEANAQNICHYLYFYKIFLGYLFQDYQQALKYTRLVEASQDSAVGSIPLADFYISLIYLAIYADASKSEQKRIQKQVKAKLKNIKKWAHFAPMTHLQKFYLVQAELHRVLGEHTQAIDCYDRAITLAKENDYLNEEALANELTAKFYLNWGKAQVAQGYLINAYHCYLRWGAIAKVKDLEQQYPQLLQRFTKTNISLDSRHSIPNTSGSTAGEVLDLAALMKAAVAIASEIELDKLLATLMRILLSSAGAQTGYLILESLGELRVEASGEANSEQILVLQSTPIETCLPASIIYYVARTQEGLIESNVAREGRFTQDNYIKKYKPKSILCAPLLNQGQLIGIVYLENNLADGVFTIDRLKVIQMLSTQAAIALNNARLYTQVQSTQNRLNKFLNAIPLGISVHDAKGKLVYANQVSQQLLKIQELPKAEVEQLSQVYSIYRAETNQMYPVEQLPVVRSLGGEKTRADDLELHYSDAIVPLEVTSTPIFDETGNVEYAIAAFQDISDRKQAEKTLIENVRLEQEISERKKIEAELEQAKDAAETANHAKSTFLANMSHELRTPLNAILGFSQLMNQDANLSTGQKENLEIIHRSGEHLLTLINQVLDLSKVEAGRMVLSTTNFDLYYLLADIEDMFALKAKDKNLQLQFDCAQNVPQYICTDEIKLRQVLINLISNAIKFTSSGSVSVKVAINADMQTDRGETTISFEVKDTGVGIAAEELENLFQPFVQTSSGQQLQQGTGLGLTISREFVRLIGGEITVISSQAFCSPTCETPSGTTFKFDIPVSIADECEIENPLKSDRIIALAPNQPQYRILVVDDKDYNRQLLVKLLKPLGFAVQAANNGEDAIKIWDEYSPHLIWMDMRMPVMDGYEATKRIKSTTKGQATVIIALTASAWEEEKTVILSAGCDDFVRKPFYTETIFEMMAKHLGVRYIYQEKEQPSHRANVTVEPLNLTDLFAEMPKSWIINLHEAALDADAELVLQILGLVPESHALVRQTCKDWVKRFQFEKILYLTEPLIGKH